From a region of the Actinomadura luzonensis genome:
- a CDS encoding flavodoxin family protein, protein MHALVVYESMFGNTKAIAEAIAEGLAGGMRAEVAEVASAPVVVGEDVCLLVVGGPTHAFGLSRVSTRQSAAEQAKGAPLVSQGRGVREWLGALRTSSATLGAAAFDTRVAKPRMPGSAARAVARRLRRAGVRLAGPAQSFYVDGVRGPLLPGELERAREWGESLAAAHAVPA, encoded by the coding sequence ATGCACGCGCTGGTGGTGTACGAGTCGATGTTCGGCAACACGAAGGCGATCGCCGAGGCCATCGCCGAAGGGCTGGCCGGCGGCATGAGAGCCGAGGTGGCCGAGGTCGCCTCGGCGCCCGTCGTGGTGGGCGAGGACGTGTGCCTGCTGGTGGTGGGCGGCCCGACGCACGCGTTCGGGCTGAGCCGGGTCTCGACCCGCCAGTCCGCCGCCGAGCAGGCCAAGGGCGCGCCGCTGGTCTCCCAGGGGCGCGGCGTGCGCGAGTGGCTGGGCGCGCTCCGCACCTCGTCGGCCACCCTCGGCGCGGCGGCCTTCGACACCCGCGTCGCCAAGCCGCGCATGCCCGGCTCGGCGGCGCGGGCCGTGGCCCGGCGGCTGCGCCGGGCCGGGGTGCGGCTGGCCGGCCCCGCGCAGAGCTTCTACGTCGACGGCGTACGCGGGCCGCTGCTGCCGGGCGAGCTGGAGCGGGCCAGGGAGTGGGGCGAGAGCCTGGCCGCCGCCCACGCCGTCCCGGCCTGA
- a CDS encoding TetR/AcrR family transcriptional regulator C-terminal domain-containing protein, whose amino-acid sequence MAPKGLARDTVVRAALELLDETGLDGLTVRRLAERLGVRNPALYWHFRDKQDLLDEMARELLAADMGGPREGEGWRDWLARRAHRYRRTLLGHRDGARLIAGGDPGLTVARAFEKELEILTGLGFTPAQGLHAIGAISHYTLGFVLNEQARRERLAAGGVPDYAAHLAEFPLTRAAARDGGAPGGDEAYAHGLRLILDGVAAAIGTPGDG is encoded by the coding sequence ATGGCACCCAAGGGACTGGCCCGCGACACCGTCGTCCGCGCCGCGCTGGAGCTGCTCGACGAGACCGGCCTCGACGGCCTGACGGTGCGCCGCCTGGCCGAGCGCCTCGGCGTCCGCAACCCGGCGCTCTACTGGCACTTCCGCGACAAGCAGGACCTGCTCGACGAGATGGCCCGCGAGCTGCTGGCCGCCGACATGGGCGGCCCGCGCGAGGGCGAGGGCTGGCGCGACTGGCTCGCCCGCCGCGCCCACCGCTACCGGCGTACCCTGCTCGGCCACCGCGACGGAGCCAGGCTGATCGCCGGCGGCGACCCCGGCCTCACCGTGGCGCGCGCCTTCGAGAAGGAGCTGGAGATCCTCACCGGCCTCGGCTTCACGCCCGCCCAGGGCCTGCACGCCATCGGCGCCATCAGCCACTACACGCTCGGCTTCGTGCTCAACGAGCAGGCCCGCCGCGAGCGGCTGGCCGCCGGCGGCGTCCCCGACTATGCCGCCCACCTGGCCGAGTTCCCGCTCACGCGCGCCGCCGCCCGCGACGGCGGCGCGCCCGGCGGCGACGAGGCGTACGCCCACGGGCTGCGGCTCATCCTCGACGGCGTCGCCGCCGCGATCGGGACGCCCGGCGACGGCTGA
- a CDS encoding VOC family protein, protein MTQKTTTFLMFQNGDAEEAMTFYVSLFDGSEVIRADRYAAGEPGGKEGTIKHATFTLAGQEYMCIDSAVQHGFTFTPSMSIYVTCDTEEEIERLYAALGEGRQALMPLDSYGFSTRFGWVNDRFGVSWQLNLP, encoded by the coding sequence ATGACCCAGAAGACGACGACCTTCCTCATGTTCCAGAACGGTGACGCCGAAGAGGCCATGACGTTCTACGTCTCGCTCTTCGACGGCTCGGAGGTGATCCGCGCCGACCGCTACGCGGCCGGCGAGCCCGGCGGCAAGGAGGGCACGATCAAGCACGCCACGTTCACGCTGGCGGGCCAGGAGTACATGTGCATCGACAGCGCGGTGCAGCACGGCTTCACCTTCACGCCGTCGATGTCCATCTACGTCACCTGCGACACCGAGGAGGAGATCGAGCGCCTGTACGCGGCGCTGGGCGAGGGGCGGCAGGCCCTGATGCCCCTCGACTCCTACGGATTCAGCACGAGGTTCGGCTGGGTCAACGACCGGTTCGGGGTCTCCTGGCAGCTCAATCTGCCCTGA
- a CDS encoding esterase-like activity of phytase family protein has product MAVAVAAVLAAATVAHPASAAARRDPVRVTRFLGEQRLPHLARLDGTAVGGLSGIDHDPRTGTWYFISDDRWRYNPARFYTGRLDIDRATGQFGGVRLTGVTTLTRADGTPYPGYGKPGSADPESIRFDRWSGRLLWGDEGDRPDDRNPGIPVSQAAVRSMDRQGRHLGAFPLPRGLRLTEAPRGPRRNFGFEGLAVTPRAVTAVTEGPRFEDGPLPTAERGAPVRLTVWSRAGALRGQYAYPLDALPAAPVPPSGDADGGVSELLAVDEFRYLALERSWTQGVGYSARLYEFDLRGATNVLGRRSLAGGPAYRPVAKRLVLDLSRVAPPAQNYESLAWGPRLDDGECTLVVGSDDNFSQEEATRFLAFGATGCR; this is encoded by the coding sequence ATGGCCGTCGCCGTCGCCGCCGTGCTCGCGGCGGCGACCGTCGCGCACCCGGCGTCGGCGGCCGCGCGGCGCGACCCGGTGCGCGTCACCCGTTTCCTCGGCGAGCAGCGGCTGCCGCACCTGGCCCGCCTGGACGGCACGGCCGTGGGCGGCCTGTCGGGCATCGACCACGATCCCCGCACCGGCACCTGGTACTTCATCTCCGACGACCGGTGGCGCTACAACCCCGCCCGCTTCTACACCGGCCGCCTCGACATCGACCGCGCGACCGGCCAGTTCGGCGGCGTGCGGCTCACCGGCGTCACCACGCTCACCCGCGCCGACGGCACCCCCTACCCCGGCTACGGCAAGCCCGGGTCGGCCGACCCCGAGTCCATCAGGTTCGACCGCTGGAGCGGCCGGCTGCTGTGGGGCGACGAGGGCGACCGGCCCGACGACCGCAACCCCGGCATCCCGGTCTCCCAGGCCGCCGTGCGGAGCATGGACCGGCAGGGCCGCCACCTCGGCGCGTTCCCGCTGCCGCGCGGCCTGCGGCTGACCGAGGCGCCGCGCGGGCCGCGGCGCAACTTCGGCTTCGAGGGCCTGGCCGTCACGCCCCGCGCGGTCACCGCCGTCACCGAGGGGCCCCGCTTCGAGGACGGCCCCCTCCCCACCGCCGAGCGCGGCGCGCCCGTCCGGCTGACCGTGTGGAGCAGGGCGGGCGCGCTGCGCGGCCAGTACGCCTACCCCCTCGACGCGCTGCCCGCCGCGCCCGTCCCGCCGTCCGGCGACGCCGACGGCGGCGTGTCGGAGCTCCTGGCCGTGGACGAGTTCCGCTACCTCGCCCTCGAACGCTCCTGGACGCAGGGCGTGGGCTACAGCGCCCGCCTCTACGAGTTCGACCTGCGCGGCGCCACGAACGTGCTCGGCCGCCGCTCCCTCGCGGGCGGCCCGGCGTACCGGCCGGTGGCCAAGCGCCTGGTGCTCGACCTCAGCCGCGTCGCCCCGCCCGCGCAGAACTACGAGAGCCTGGCCTGGGGGCCGCGCCTCGACGACGGCGAGTGCACGCTCGTCGTCGGCTCCGACGACAACTTCAGCCAGGAGGAGGCCACCAGGTTCCTGGCGTTCGGCGCGACGGGCTGCCGCTGA
- a CDS encoding universal stress protein, with translation MTSKPVMVGIDGSPAAWAALDWAAADALRRRRPLRVVHVREPRPGGRPVPGGGRAGGQERPGARVVREPAGRSRPAGRAGRAGWATAAVLGSAASGAASGAASGAAGGAADGAAGGGVVGRLRAEAGQADTLVLGGTGGRAIGMMLGSAGYALAGQAGVPVVVVREPGARERGRIVAGFDGSSDAEAALAFALEQASARRARLAVVYCRRAPRLAPQPAGYGPMPVPDFAPDLDEALEPWRAKYPEVAIERVVLHRHPVPGLARVCRDADLLVVGSRGLGALASAVLGSVSHGVLRRAPCPVAVVRAPWRAS, from the coding sequence GTGACGAGCAAGCCGGTAATGGTGGGGATCGACGGATCCCCGGCGGCGTGGGCCGCGCTGGACTGGGCCGCGGCCGACGCGCTGCGCCGGCGCCGGCCGCTGCGCGTCGTGCACGTCCGCGAGCCGCGGCCGGGCGGGCGCCCGGTCCCCGGCGGCGGCCGGGCAGGCGGGCAGGAGCGGCCGGGGGCGCGGGTGGTGCGCGAGCCTGCTGGCCGGAGCCGTCCGGCGGGCCGGGCGGGCCGGGCCGGCTGGGCGACGGCGGCGGTGCTCGGCAGTGCGGCCTCCGGTGCGGCCTCCGGTGCGGCCTCCGGTGCGGCCGGCGGTGCGGCTGATGGTGCGGCCGGCGGCGGGGTGGTGGGGCGGCTGCGCGCCGAGGCCGGGCAGGCCGACACCCTGGTGCTGGGCGGCACGGGCGGGCGGGCCATCGGGATGATGCTCGGCTCGGCCGGGTACGCGCTGGCCGGGCAGGCCGGCGTCCCCGTGGTCGTGGTACGCGAGCCCGGCGCGCGGGAGCGGGGCCGCATCGTGGCCGGGTTCGACGGGTCCTCGGACGCCGAGGCGGCGCTGGCGTTCGCGCTGGAGCAGGCGAGCGCCCGCCGGGCCCGGCTGGCCGTGGTGTACTGCCGCCGGGCGCCCAGGCTGGCGCCCCAGCCCGCCGGGTACGGCCCCATGCCCGTCCCCGACTTCGCCCCCGACCTGGACGAGGCGCTGGAGCCGTGGCGGGCCAAGTACCCGGAGGTCGCGATCGAGCGGGTGGTGCTGCACCGGCATCCGGTGCCCGGGCTCGCGCGCGTCTGCCGCGACGCCGACCTGCTGGTGGTGGGCTCGCGCGGGCTGGGCGCGCTCGCCTCGGCGGTGCTCGGCTCGGTCAGCCACGGCGTGCTGCGGCGCGCCCCCTGCCCGGTGGCCGTGGTCCGCGCCCCCTGGAGGGCGTCGTGA
- a CDS encoding SGNH/GDSL hydrolase family protein — translation MSRRLFSVLAFAALLLTITPPAAHAAVQDDVYVALGDSAAAGPLIPNQVLPDLGCWRSDHNYAHLTAQAIGARTLRDATCSGAKTTHMYQSQSTDLGSVPPQLDALTADTTLVTVQIGANDVGLTDFIEDCLNILPPPVGDACNDDYVVNGQDSWRVATDALRPRLTQLAADIRARAPQARVFVVGYATYAPPNGCYPRVPIIAADANYIRGTLQYFNRMLAEQAASAGVGFIDLQTPSVGHDPCTPAGTRWIEPYVPASPAAPFHPNARGMRGFATAVTAAVSGA, via the coding sequence ATGTCCCGACGCCTGTTCAGCGTGCTCGCGTTCGCCGCCCTCCTGCTGACGATCACCCCGCCCGCCGCCCACGCGGCCGTCCAGGACGACGTCTACGTCGCGCTCGGCGACTCGGCCGCCGCCGGCCCGCTCATCCCGAACCAGGTCCTGCCCGACCTCGGCTGCTGGCGCTCCGACCACAACTACGCCCACCTGACCGCCCAGGCCATCGGCGCCCGCACGCTGCGCGACGCCACCTGCTCCGGCGCGAAGACCACGCACATGTACCAGTCGCAGAGCACCGACCTCGGCTCGGTGCCGCCGCAGCTCGACGCGCTCACGGCGGACACCACGCTGGTCACCGTGCAGATCGGCGCCAACGACGTCGGCCTGACCGACTTCATCGAGGACTGCCTGAACATCCTGCCGCCGCCCGTCGGCGACGCCTGCAACGACGACTACGTCGTCAACGGCCAGGACAGCTGGCGGGTCGCGACCGACGCCCTGCGGCCCCGGCTGACCCAGCTCGCCGCCGACATCCGCGCCCGCGCCCCGCAGGCCCGCGTCTTCGTCGTGGGCTACGCCACGTACGCGCCGCCGAACGGCTGCTACCCGCGCGTGCCGATCATCGCCGCCGACGCCAACTACATCCGCGGCACCCTGCAGTACTTCAACCGCATGCTCGCCGAGCAGGCCGCCTCGGCCGGCGTCGGCTTCATCGACCTGCAGACGCCGAGCGTCGGCCACGACCCGTGCACGCCGGCCGGCACCCGCTGGATCGAGCCGTACGTCCCGGCCTCGCCCGCCGCGCCGTTCCACCCGAACGCCCGCGGCATGCGCGGCTTCGCGACCGCCGTCACCGCCGCCGTCTCGGGCGCCTGA
- a CDS encoding CBS domain-containing protein, whose translation MSVETLVAEQVMSRILVAVEPGESPLMAWELMRRAGVHHLPVVSGGHLVGVLTREDLAASWSGGPWEQSARQVGALLTGERRPRVAPGTPLPHVAAVMADSGCDAVPVVGEHGLAGLITARDVVAAVAGRRPERTGAASEVVTGMFRLEPVLPEASRGRE comes from the coding sequence ATGAGTGTCGAGACGCTGGTCGCCGAGCAGGTCATGAGCCGGATCCTGGTCGCCGTCGAGCCGGGGGAGTCGCCGCTCATGGCGTGGGAGCTGATGCGCCGCGCCGGCGTGCACCACCTGCCCGTCGTGTCCGGCGGGCACCTGGTGGGCGTGCTCACCCGCGAGGACCTGGCGGCCTCGTGGTCCGGCGGCCCGTGGGAGCAGTCGGCCCGCCAGGTGGGCGCGCTGCTCACGGGCGAACGCCGGCCCCGGGTCGCGCCCGGCACGCCGCTGCCGCACGTGGCCGCCGTCATGGCCGACTCCGGCTGCGACGCGGTGCCGGTGGTGGGGGAGCACGGCCTGGCCGGGCTCATCACCGCGCGCGACGTCGTCGCGGCCGTGGCCGGCCGCCGGCCGGAGCGGACCGGCGCGGCGAGCGAGGTGGTGACCGGCATGTTCCGCCTCGAACCCGTGCTGCCGGAGGCAAGCCGAGGGAGGGAGTAG
- a CDS encoding DUF6544 family protein — MSATVVVAPPYLTEEAARDWDVLQEPAERPPVFDPEQAELLPEPARRWLLRAIAPGTPLLRAVVLSMHGTIRLNGWHDFRALQVLDPLRGYVWSAGTRLGLLPVRGFDRYRDGAGEMRWRAMGALPVLSASGPDVTRSAAGRLACELVLAPAAALDPAVGWKSLNEREAVATVPVGGEEHDVRLSVAEDGRLERVTVLRWGNPDKGPYRRHLFGVECLDELTFDGFTVPGRVRAGWWPGTRLWPEGEFIRFTLDDAVYR, encoded by the coding sequence GTGAGCGCGACCGTCGTCGTCGCGCCCCCGTACCTGACCGAGGAGGCCGCCCGCGACTGGGACGTGCTGCAGGAGCCGGCGGAGCGGCCGCCGGTGTTCGACCCCGAGCAGGCCGAGCTGCTGCCGGAGCCGGCCCGGCGCTGGCTGCTGCGCGCGATCGCGCCCGGCACGCCGCTGCTGCGGGCCGTCGTGCTCAGCATGCACGGCACGATCCGGCTGAACGGCTGGCACGACTTCCGCGCGTTGCAGGTGCTCGACCCGCTGAGGGGCTACGTCTGGTCGGCCGGCACCCGGCTCGGGCTGCTGCCGGTGCGGGGCTTCGACCGCTACCGCGACGGCGCCGGCGAGATGCGCTGGCGCGCGATGGGCGCGCTGCCCGTCCTGTCGGCCTCGGGGCCGGACGTGACGCGCAGCGCCGCCGGCCGGCTGGCCTGCGAGCTCGTCCTCGCCCCTGCCGCCGCCCTGGACCCGGCCGTGGGCTGGAAGTCGCTCAACGAGCGCGAGGCGGTCGCCACGGTGCCGGTGGGCGGCGAGGAGCACGACGTGCGGCTGAGCGTGGCGGAGGACGGCCGGCTGGAGCGGGTGACCGTCCTCCGCTGGGGCAATCCGGACAAGGGCCCCTACCGGCGGCACCTGTTCGGCGTGGAGTGCCTGGACGAGCTGACCTTCGACGGCTTCACCGTGCCGGGACGGGTGCGCGCGGGCTGGTGGCCCGGCACGCGGCTCTGGCCCGAGGGCGAGTTCATCCGTTTCACCCTGGACGACGCCGTCTACCGCTGA
- the atpE gene encoding ATP synthase F0 subunit C: MTVLAEVSGNVTAIAYGLAAIGPGLGVGVIFGQGVQAIARQPEAYGLIRQNMLLGFVLTEALALIGLVAPFIFRFIQ; the protein is encoded by the coding sequence ATGACCGTGCTCGCGGAAGTCTCCGGCAACGTCACCGCCATCGCCTACGGCCTGGCCGCGATCGGCCCTGGCCTCGGCGTCGGCGTCATCTTCGGCCAGGGCGTGCAGGCGATCGCGCGCCAGCCGGAGGCGTACGGGCTCATCCGGCAGAACATGCTCCTCGGCTTCGTGCTCACCGAGGCGCTCGCCCTGATCGGCCTGGTGGCGCCGTTCATCTTCCGGTTCATCCAGTGA